Part of the Longimicrobiaceae bacterium genome is shown below.
TCACCCCGGAGGGGCGGGGCATCTGGCGGCTGCTGGAAACCCTCTCCCTGGGGAGCTTCTTCTACGCGGTACTAGTAGGGGTCTCCTACGCCATGGAGGCGAGCGGGCGCGCCGCGCGTGCCGAGGCCACCGCTGCCCGCACGCAGCTGGCGGCGCTGCGGGCGCAGCTCCACCCGCACTTCCTCTTCAATGCCCTGCACACGATCGTGCAGCTCATCCCGGCCGACCCGGCGCGCGCGACCGAGGCGGCGGAGCTGGTCGCGGACCTGCTGCGCGTCACCCTGGAGGAGCAGCGCGACGAGGTGACGCTCGGCGACGAATGGCGCTTCGTCTCCCGCTACCTGGCCGTCGAGCGGATCCGCTTCGGCGACCGGCTCGTCGTGCGCGCCGACGTGGCCGCCGACCTGCTCGACGAGCGCGTCCCCGCGTTCGCGCTGCAGACGCTGGTGGAGAACGCGGTGCGCCATGGCGCCGCGCCCCGCGTGGCCGCGACGGAGGTCGTGGTGACCGCCGCCCGCCGCGCCTCGGAGCTGACGCTCTCGGTCCGGAATACGGGCGACGGTGGGCCCGCCCGCGCCGCGGGGGCAGGCGCGGGAACCGGGCTGGCGCGGCTGCGGGAGCGGATCGCGGTGCTCTACGGCGGCGCGGCGAGGCTGGTGAGCCGCCCGGACGGGGACGGCGGGTTCGAGGCGGTGCTCGTCGTGCCGCGGCACCGCGGGAGGGAATCGTGAAGGTCACGGCCTTCGTCGCCGACGACGAGCCGGTCGCGCGCGCGGGGCTGCGCGCCATGCTCCGTGAGCTCGACTGGGTGGACGTCGTCGGGGAGGCGGCCGACGGGGAGTCCGCGGTCACGCGGATTCACGAGCTGCGGCCGGAGCTCGTCTTCCTGGACGTGCAGATGCCGGGACTGCTGGGCACGGACGTGCTGCGCCGGCTGGAGCGGGCGCCGTTCGTCATCTTCACCACGGCCTTCTCCGAGCACGCGGTGAGCGCCTTCGAGCTCGGCGCGGTGGACTACCTGCTGAAGCCGTTCGGCCCTTCGCGGCTCGCCGCCGCGATGGAGCGCGTGCGCTCCGCGCTCGGCGAGCCCGCGCCGGTCGACGCCTTCGAGCGGTTGAGCGGTGCGCTCGCGGGCGGGCCCATCAGCCGGCTCTTCGTGAGGGTCGGCGGGACGCTCGTTCCCCTCCCGGTCGAGCGCGTGTCGTGGTTCGAGGCCAGCGGCGACTACGTGACCGCCCACGCGGGGAACACCGGGCACCTGCTCCATCTCTCGCTGAGCCGCCTGGAGGCCCGTCTCGACCCCCGGCGCTTCGTGCGGGTGCATCGCACGCACATCGTGAACCTCGACCAGGTGCGCGCGTTCAGGCGCGACGCCCGCGGGAACCTGGAGGCGGAGCTGCTCGACGGCGCGCGCGTGCCGGTGAGCCGCGCGCGCGCGCAGGAGCTCAGGAGGCTCGGACGGTAGCGCGCGAAGGCGGTGTACGCCCCCCCTATCTCGACCCCGAGCTCTTCGGCGTCACCGCTCGCCTGGCGAACGTACGCCTCTGGGGGATCGAGTGGTGGGAGCCGCTCGCCGAGTGGTACATCCCCCCCGAGCGCCGCCTGCCGCGTGACCGGGGAGAGCGGTAGTGCGAGAGCAGCGTACGCGGCCCCATATAGCGCGGGGTTGACCTGATCCGTAGCTTCCCGGGTTCGGCAGTGCGTGAGTCCGATGCGGGAGCTTCGTCCTCAGAGAAGGATCTTGCTGTATGGCTGAGGAGCAACGGAACCGCCAGCTCTGGCTGGAGGCAGCGCTCATCTTCGCCGCCTGGACGGTCTTCGGACTGATCACGGCGAACCAGTTCTACATGCAGTCCGGGCTGCGCGGGAATCCGGTGCCCTGGCGGGACGCCCTGCGGCACGGCCTGCTCGAGGCGTACCTCTGGGCGTTCGCCACCCTCGCCATCTTCTGGCTGGCGCGGCGCTTCCCGCTCGAGC
Proteins encoded:
- a CDS encoding sensor histidine kinase; the encoded protein is MVPLPFVLAALVQANAPVWSRDEVVSAVIRVSTGLVIAIVVYRLARRVPWPWPFRLRFAALHLVAAPLAALAWYASSVALEALVPGFTPEGRGIWRLLETLSLGSFFYAVLVGVSYAMEASGRAARAEATAARTQLAALRAQLHPHFLFNALHTIVQLIPADPARATEAAELVADLLRVTLEEQRDEVTLGDEWRFVSRYLAVERIRFGDRLVVRADVAADLLDERVPAFALQTLVENAVRHGAAPRVAATEVVVTAARRASELTLSVRNTGDGGPARAAGAGAGTGLARLRERIAVLYGGAARLVSRPDGDGGFEAVLVVPRHRGRES
- a CDS encoding LytTR family DNA-binding domain-containing protein; translated protein: MKVTAFVADDEPVARAGLRAMLRELDWVDVVGEAADGESAVTRIHELRPELVFLDVQMPGLLGTDVLRRLERAPFVIFTTAFSEHAVSAFELGAVDYLLKPFGPSRLAAAMERVRSALGEPAPVDAFERLSGALAGGPISRLFVRVGGTLVPLPVERVSWFEASGDYVTAHAGNTGHLLHLSLSRLEARLDPRRFVRVHRTHIVNLDQVRAFRRDARGNLEAELLDGARVPVSRARAQELRRLGR